The Streptomyces cathayae DNA segment GATCTATCCGCTGCTCGACCCCCGGGTGGGCCGATGACGACCGACAACGACACGACAGGGAAACCGACCGCTCCCGGCGTCCCGGCCGACGACGGGACGCCCCCGGCCCCGGACACGCTCGCGGCCGCCCCTGCCACGCTCGCGGCCACCCCGGCCGCGGCGGGGAAGGAACCGGCGGCCACGGGCCCGCGCGCGCTCGCGTGGCGGCGGCGCCGGGACTCGGCCGCACGCTTCTGGCGGCAGTACCGCACCCACCGGGCCGGTGTCTTCGGCCTGGCGGCGCTCCTGCTCTTCGCCCTGCTCGCGCTGGCCGCTCCCCTGCTGGTCGGCTCCGACGTGGACAACGTGACGGACGCTCCGGGCAGCCCGATGGAGAGCCCGAGCACGGAGTTCCCCTTCGGCACCGACCAGTTCGGGCGGAACCTGCTCGGTCTGGTGATCTGGGGGGCGCGGGTGTCCCTGCTGGTGGGGCTGCTCGCCGCCGTGCTGTCGGTGGCGATCGGCACCCTGATCGGCGTGACGGCGGGGCATTTCCGGGGCTGGTACGCGACGGTGATGATGCGCGTCACCGACTGGTTCCTGGTGATGCCCAC contains these protein-coding regions:
- a CDS encoding ABC transporter permease, with translation MTTDNDTTGKPTAPGVPADDGTPPAPDTLAAAPATLAATPAAAGKEPAATGPRALAWRRRRDSAARFWRQYRTHRAGVFGLAALLLFALLALAAPLLVGSDVDNVTDAPGSPMESPSTEFPFGTDQFGRNLLGLVIWGARVSLLVGLLAAVLSVAIGTLIGVTAGHFRGWYATVMMRVTDWFLVMPTLVLAIALATVMSRSLVTVVVAIGVTTWPTTARLVRAQTLAVETRPYIERARALGGGHWHVMSRHVLPNVMPLVLAQTTLIISAAILAEATLAFLGLGDPTVVSWGGLLQDAREAGAVSAGRWWYLVPPGIAIAVVALAFTLCGRAVESVLNPRLGVSR